A stretch of the Microtus ochrogaster isolate Prairie Vole_2 linkage group LG2, MicOch1.0, whole genome shotgun sequence genome encodes the following:
- the Scube3 gene encoding signal peptide, CUB and EGF-like domain-containing protein 3 isoform X1: protein MGSGRVPGFCLLVLLVHARAAQHGKAAQDVDECVEGTDHCHIDAICQNTPRSYKCICKSGYTGDGKHCKDVDECEREDNAGCVHDCVNIPGNYRCTCYDGFHLAHDGHNCLDVDECAEGNGGCQQSCVNMMGSYECHCREGFFLSDNQHTCIQRPEEGMNCMNKNHGCAHICRETPKGGIACECRPGFELTKNQRDCKLTCNYGNGGCQHTCDDTEQGPRCGCHVKFVLHTDGKTCIGERRLEQHMPTQAVSNETCAVNNGGCDSKCHDAATGVHCSCPVGFMLQPDRKTCKDIDECRLNNGGCDHICRNTVGSFECSCKKGYKLLINERSCQDIDECSFDRTCDHMCVNTPGSFQCLCHRGYLLYGVTHCGDVDECSVNKGGCRFGCINTPGSFQCTCPAGQGRLHWNGKDCTEPVTCQSSPGASKAMLSCSRSGKKDTCALTCPSRARFLPESENGFTVSCGTPSLKAAAARGTHPGNSTTSNYCHEAAALSVKQRASFKIKDAKCRLHLRNKGKVEEASRIPGPGGATCSDCQVTFIHLKCDSSRKGKGRRARTPGKEVTRLTLELEAEVRAEETTAGCGLPCLRQRMERRLKGSLKMLRKSINQDRFLLRLAGLDYELAHKPGQVAGDRAELAEVCRPGQHRAGTKCVSCPQGTYYHGQTEQCVPCPAGTFQEREGQLSCDLCPGSDAHGPLGATNVTTCAGQCPPGQHSVDGFKPCQPCPRGTYQPEAGRTLCFPCGGGLTTKHEGAVSFQDCDAKVQCSPGHYYNTSTHRCIRCAMGSYQPHFRQNFCTRCPGNTSTDFDGSTSVAQCKNRQCGGELGEFTGYIESPNYPGNYPAGVECIWNISPPPKRKILIVVPEIFLPSEDECGDVLVMRKNSSPSSITTYETCQTYERPIAFTARSRKLWINFKTSEANSARGFQIPYVTYDEDYEQLVEDIVRDGRLYASENHQEILKDKKLIKAFFEVLAHPQNYFKYTEKHKEMLPKSFIKLLRSKVSSFLRPYK, encoded by the exons ATGGGCTCGGGGCGCGTCCCCGGGTTCTGCCTGCTCGTCCTGCTGGTCCACGCGCGCGCCGCCCAGCATGGCAAAGCTGCGCAAG ATGTGGATGAGTGTGTGGAAGGGACTGACCATTGCCACATCGATGCCATCTGCCAGAACACACCACGGTCGTATAAGTGCATCTGCAAGTCTGGCTACACCGGGGATGGCAAACATTGCAAAG ACGTGGATGAGTGTGAACGGGAGGATAATGCGGGCTGTGTGCACGACTGTGTTAATATCCCTGGAAATTACCGGTGCACCTGCTATGACGGATTCCACCTGGCACACGACGGACACAACTGTCTGG ATGTGGATGAGTGTGCTGAGGGTAACGGTGGCTGTCAACAGAGCTGTGTCAACATGATGGGCAGCTACGAATGCCACTGCAGAGAAGGCTTCTTCCTCAGCGACAACCAGCATACCTGCATCCAGCGGCCAGAAG AAGGAATGAACTGCATGAACAAGAACCACGGCTGTGCCCACATCTGCCGGGAGACTCCCAAGGGCGGCATTGCCTGTGAATGCCGCCCTGGCTTCGAGCTCACCAAGAACCAGCGGGACTGTAAAC TGACCTGCAACTATGGTAACGGTGGCTGCCAGCACACATGCGATGACACAGAGCAGGGTCCCCGGTGCGGCTGCCATGTCAAGTTTGTGCTCCATACTGATGGGAAGACATGCATCG GGGAAAGGCGGCTAGAGCAGCACATGCCCACTCAGGCCGTTTCTAATG AGACCTGTGCTGTCAACAATGGGGGCTGCGACAGTAAATGCCACGACGCTGCGACCGGGGTCCACTGCAGCTGCCCTGTGGGCTTCATGCTGCAGCCAGACAGAAAGACCTGCAAAG ACATCGACGAGTGCCGCTTAAACAATGGGGGCTGTGACCACATCTGCCGCAACACAGTGGGCAGCTTCGAGTGCAGCTGCAAGAAGGGCTACAAGCTTCTCATCAACGAGAGGAGCTGCCAGG ACATAGACGAGTGCTCCTTTGATCGAACTTGTGACCACATGTGTGTCAACACACCAGGAAGCTTCCAGTGTCTCTGTCATCGTGGCTACCTGCTGTATGGTGTCACTCATTGTGGGG ACGTGGACGAATGCAGCGTTAACAAGGGAGGCTGCCGCTTTGGCTGCATCAACACCCCCGGCAGCTTTCAGTGTACCTGCCCAGCAGGCCAGGGCCGCCTTCACTGGAACGGGAAGGATTGCACAG AGCCAGTGACCTGTCAGAGCAGTCCTGGGGCCTCCAAAGCCATGCTCAGCTGCAGTCGGTCTGGCAAGAAGGACACTTGTGCCCTGACCTGCCCTTCCCGGGCCCGGTTTTTGCCAG AGTCCGAGAATGGTTTCACCGTGAGCTGTGGTACCCCCAGCCTTAAAGCTGCTGCAGCCCGAGGCACCCACCCTGGAAACAGCACCACCTCAAACTATTGCCATG AGGCTGCAGCCCTATCTGTTAAGCAGCGGGCTTCCTTCAAGATCAAGGACGCGAAATGCCGTTTGCATCTGCGAAACAAAGGCAAAGTGGAGGAAGCCAGCAGAATCCCAGGGCCAG GTGGCGCCACTTGCTCTGACTGCCAAGTCACCTTCATCCACCTTAAGTGCGACTCTTCTCGGAAAGGCAAGGGCCGCCGGGCCCGGACTCCTGGCAAGGAGGTTACCCGGCTCACCCTGGAATTAGAGGCCGAGGTCAGAGCAGAAGAAACAACAG CTGGCTGTGGGCTGCCTTGCCTCCGGCAGAGGATGGAGCGAAGACTGAAAGGGTCCCTGAAGATGCTCAGAAAGTCCATCAACCAGGACCGATTCCTGCTGCGTCTGGCAGGCCTTGACTATGAGCTAGCCCACAAGCCAGGCCAGGTGGCTGGGGACCGAGCAGAGCTGGCGGAGGTCTGCAGGCCTGGGCAGCACCGGGCAGGCACCAAGTGTG TCAGCTGCCCGCAGGGAACGTATTACCACGGCCAGACGGAGCAGTGTGTGCCATGCCCAGCGGGCACCTTCCAGGAGAGGGAAGGGCAGCTCTCCTGCGACCTTTGCCCTGGGAGTGATGCCCATGGGCCTCTTGGAGCCACCAACGTCACCACGTGTGCAG GTCAGTGCCCACCTGGCCAACATTCAGTAGATGGGTTCAAACCCTGCCAGCCATGCCCACGGGGCACCTATCAGCCTGAAGCAGGACGAACCCTGTGCTTCCCCTGTGGTGGAGGCCTCACTACCAAGCATGAGGGGGCAGTCTCATTCCAGGACTGTGACGCCAAGG TCCAGTGCTCCCCAGGCCACTACTACAACACCAGCACCCATCGCTGTATCCGCTGTGCCATGGGCTCCTACCAGCCACACTTCCGCCAGAACTTCTGCACCCGCTGCCCAGGAAATACAAGCACTGACTTTGATGGCTCTACCAGTGTGGCCCAGTGCAAGA ATCGGCAGTGTGGGGGGGAGCTAGGTGAGTTCACTGGCTACATCGAGTCTCCCAACTACCCGGGCAACTACCCGGCGGGTGTGGAGTGCATCTGGAACATCAGCCCCCCACCCAAGCGCAAGATCCTCATCGTGGTCCCCGAGATCTTCCTGCCATCCGAGGATGAGTGTGGGGATGTTCTCGTCATGAGAAAGAACT CCTCCCCATCCTCCATCACCACTTATGAGACCTGCCAGACCTATGAGCGGCCCATTGCCTTCACGGCCCGGTCCAGGAAACTCTGGATCAATTTCAAGACGAGCGAGGCCAACAGCGCTCGTGGCTTCCAGATTCCCTACGTAACCTACGATG AGGACTATGAGCAGCTGGTGGAAGACATAGTGCGGGATGGCCGGCTCTACGCCTCTGAAAACCACCAGGAGATCCTGAAG GACAAGAAGCTGATCAAGGCCTTCTTTGAGGTCCTGGCCCACCCCCAAAACTACTTCAAGTACACGGAGAAACACAAGGAGATGCTGCCGAAATCCTTCATCAAGCTGCTGCGTTCTAAAGTCTCCAGCTTCCTGAGGCCTTACAAATAG
- the Scube3 gene encoding signal peptide, CUB and EGF-like domain-containing protein 3 isoform X2, with product MGSGRVPGFCLLVLLVHARAAQHGKAAQDVDECVEGTDHCHIDAICQNTPRSYKCICKSGYTGDGKHCKDVDECEREDNAGCVHDCVNIPGNYRCTCYDGFHLAHDGHNCLDVDECAEGNGGCQQSCVNMMGSYECHCREGFFLSDNQHTCIQRPEEGMNCMNKNHGCAHICRETPKGGIACECRPGFELTKNQRDCKLTCNYGNGGCQHTCDDTEQGPRCGCHVKFVLHTDGKTCIETCAVNNGGCDSKCHDAATGVHCSCPVGFMLQPDRKTCKDIDECRLNNGGCDHICRNTVGSFECSCKKGYKLLINERSCQDIDECSFDRTCDHMCVNTPGSFQCLCHRGYLLYGVTHCGDVDECSVNKGGCRFGCINTPGSFQCTCPAGQGRLHWNGKDCTEPVTCQSSPGASKAMLSCSRSGKKDTCALTCPSRARFLPESENGFTVSCGTPSLKAAAARGTHPGNSTTSNYCHEAAALSVKQRASFKIKDAKCRLHLRNKGKVEEASRIPGPGGATCSDCQVTFIHLKCDSSRKGKGRRARTPGKEVTRLTLELEAEVRAEETTAGCGLPCLRQRMERRLKGSLKMLRKSINQDRFLLRLAGLDYELAHKPGQVAGDRAELAEVCRPGQHRAGTKCVSCPQGTYYHGQTEQCVPCPAGTFQEREGQLSCDLCPGSDAHGPLGATNVTTCAGQCPPGQHSVDGFKPCQPCPRGTYQPEAGRTLCFPCGGGLTTKHEGAVSFQDCDAKVQCSPGHYYNTSTHRCIRCAMGSYQPHFRQNFCTRCPGNTSTDFDGSTSVAQCKNRQCGGELGEFTGYIESPNYPGNYPAGVECIWNISPPPKRKILIVVPEIFLPSEDECGDVLVMRKNSSPSSITTYETCQTYERPIAFTARSRKLWINFKTSEANSARGFQIPYVTYDEDYEQLVEDIVRDGRLYASENHQEILKDKKLIKAFFEVLAHPQNYFKYTEKHKEMLPKSFIKLLRSKVSSFLRPYK from the exons ATGGGCTCGGGGCGCGTCCCCGGGTTCTGCCTGCTCGTCCTGCTGGTCCACGCGCGCGCCGCCCAGCATGGCAAAGCTGCGCAAG ATGTGGATGAGTGTGTGGAAGGGACTGACCATTGCCACATCGATGCCATCTGCCAGAACACACCACGGTCGTATAAGTGCATCTGCAAGTCTGGCTACACCGGGGATGGCAAACATTGCAAAG ACGTGGATGAGTGTGAACGGGAGGATAATGCGGGCTGTGTGCACGACTGTGTTAATATCCCTGGAAATTACCGGTGCACCTGCTATGACGGATTCCACCTGGCACACGACGGACACAACTGTCTGG ATGTGGATGAGTGTGCTGAGGGTAACGGTGGCTGTCAACAGAGCTGTGTCAACATGATGGGCAGCTACGAATGCCACTGCAGAGAAGGCTTCTTCCTCAGCGACAACCAGCATACCTGCATCCAGCGGCCAGAAG AAGGAATGAACTGCATGAACAAGAACCACGGCTGTGCCCACATCTGCCGGGAGACTCCCAAGGGCGGCATTGCCTGTGAATGCCGCCCTGGCTTCGAGCTCACCAAGAACCAGCGGGACTGTAAAC TGACCTGCAACTATGGTAACGGTGGCTGCCAGCACACATGCGATGACACAGAGCAGGGTCCCCGGTGCGGCTGCCATGTCAAGTTTGTGCTCCATACTGATGGGAAGACATGCATCG AGACCTGTGCTGTCAACAATGGGGGCTGCGACAGTAAATGCCACGACGCTGCGACCGGGGTCCACTGCAGCTGCCCTGTGGGCTTCATGCTGCAGCCAGACAGAAAGACCTGCAAAG ACATCGACGAGTGCCGCTTAAACAATGGGGGCTGTGACCACATCTGCCGCAACACAGTGGGCAGCTTCGAGTGCAGCTGCAAGAAGGGCTACAAGCTTCTCATCAACGAGAGGAGCTGCCAGG ACATAGACGAGTGCTCCTTTGATCGAACTTGTGACCACATGTGTGTCAACACACCAGGAAGCTTCCAGTGTCTCTGTCATCGTGGCTACCTGCTGTATGGTGTCACTCATTGTGGGG ACGTGGACGAATGCAGCGTTAACAAGGGAGGCTGCCGCTTTGGCTGCATCAACACCCCCGGCAGCTTTCAGTGTACCTGCCCAGCAGGCCAGGGCCGCCTTCACTGGAACGGGAAGGATTGCACAG AGCCAGTGACCTGTCAGAGCAGTCCTGGGGCCTCCAAAGCCATGCTCAGCTGCAGTCGGTCTGGCAAGAAGGACACTTGTGCCCTGACCTGCCCTTCCCGGGCCCGGTTTTTGCCAG AGTCCGAGAATGGTTTCACCGTGAGCTGTGGTACCCCCAGCCTTAAAGCTGCTGCAGCCCGAGGCACCCACCCTGGAAACAGCACCACCTCAAACTATTGCCATG AGGCTGCAGCCCTATCTGTTAAGCAGCGGGCTTCCTTCAAGATCAAGGACGCGAAATGCCGTTTGCATCTGCGAAACAAAGGCAAAGTGGAGGAAGCCAGCAGAATCCCAGGGCCAG GTGGCGCCACTTGCTCTGACTGCCAAGTCACCTTCATCCACCTTAAGTGCGACTCTTCTCGGAAAGGCAAGGGCCGCCGGGCCCGGACTCCTGGCAAGGAGGTTACCCGGCTCACCCTGGAATTAGAGGCCGAGGTCAGAGCAGAAGAAACAACAG CTGGCTGTGGGCTGCCTTGCCTCCGGCAGAGGATGGAGCGAAGACTGAAAGGGTCCCTGAAGATGCTCAGAAAGTCCATCAACCAGGACCGATTCCTGCTGCGTCTGGCAGGCCTTGACTATGAGCTAGCCCACAAGCCAGGCCAGGTGGCTGGGGACCGAGCAGAGCTGGCGGAGGTCTGCAGGCCTGGGCAGCACCGGGCAGGCACCAAGTGTG TCAGCTGCCCGCAGGGAACGTATTACCACGGCCAGACGGAGCAGTGTGTGCCATGCCCAGCGGGCACCTTCCAGGAGAGGGAAGGGCAGCTCTCCTGCGACCTTTGCCCTGGGAGTGATGCCCATGGGCCTCTTGGAGCCACCAACGTCACCACGTGTGCAG GTCAGTGCCCACCTGGCCAACATTCAGTAGATGGGTTCAAACCCTGCCAGCCATGCCCACGGGGCACCTATCAGCCTGAAGCAGGACGAACCCTGTGCTTCCCCTGTGGTGGAGGCCTCACTACCAAGCATGAGGGGGCAGTCTCATTCCAGGACTGTGACGCCAAGG TCCAGTGCTCCCCAGGCCACTACTACAACACCAGCACCCATCGCTGTATCCGCTGTGCCATGGGCTCCTACCAGCCACACTTCCGCCAGAACTTCTGCACCCGCTGCCCAGGAAATACAAGCACTGACTTTGATGGCTCTACCAGTGTGGCCCAGTGCAAGA ATCGGCAGTGTGGGGGGGAGCTAGGTGAGTTCACTGGCTACATCGAGTCTCCCAACTACCCGGGCAACTACCCGGCGGGTGTGGAGTGCATCTGGAACATCAGCCCCCCACCCAAGCGCAAGATCCTCATCGTGGTCCCCGAGATCTTCCTGCCATCCGAGGATGAGTGTGGGGATGTTCTCGTCATGAGAAAGAACT CCTCCCCATCCTCCATCACCACTTATGAGACCTGCCAGACCTATGAGCGGCCCATTGCCTTCACGGCCCGGTCCAGGAAACTCTGGATCAATTTCAAGACGAGCGAGGCCAACAGCGCTCGTGGCTTCCAGATTCCCTACGTAACCTACGATG AGGACTATGAGCAGCTGGTGGAAGACATAGTGCGGGATGGCCGGCTCTACGCCTCTGAAAACCACCAGGAGATCCTGAAG GACAAGAAGCTGATCAAGGCCTTCTTTGAGGTCCTGGCCCACCCCCAAAACTACTTCAAGTACACGGAGAAACACAAGGAGATGCTGCCGAAATCCTTCATCAAGCTGCTGCGTTCTAAAGTCTCCAGCTTCCTGAGGCCTTACAAATAG